A genomic stretch from Carbonactinospora thermoautotrophica includes:
- a CDS encoding MCE family protein, which produces MSTRAFRLVALAVVLLLVVSAAVVLRPRRDMVRVTAVFPRTVSVYQGSDVRILGIPVGKVTKITPNGTDVRVEMEYDAKYKVPADAKAVIISPSVVADRYVQLTPVYRGGPVMADGAEIPLERTATPVELDRVFESLNQLNVALGPQGANKDGSLSRLLDTTARNLDGNGAQLNQSIRDVSLAVDTLADNKEAMFGTVRNLQAFVSALAANDQQVREFNARLADVADQLAGERQELAAALRNLAVALAQVSTFVRDNRERLSSDLKGLADVTAILVKQQKALEEILDVAPAALGNLKNAYNPASGTLDTRMSPEMLHDPGLFLCSLLRSTGEKVDCKTLQAAFAKLPPLPLADPDSGVLPPQPGGGNYDKTLGGILGGGNKR; this is translated from the coding sequence ATGAGCACCCGTGCGTTCCGCCTGGTCGCACTGGCCGTCGTGCTGTTGCTCGTGGTCTCGGCCGCGGTCGTGCTGCGGCCGCGGCGCGACATGGTCCGCGTCACGGCGGTCTTCCCGCGCACCGTGAGCGTGTACCAGGGGTCCGACGTCCGGATCCTCGGCATCCCGGTGGGCAAGGTCACCAAGATCACGCCCAACGGCACCGACGTGCGCGTCGAGATGGAGTACGACGCCAAGTACAAGGTGCCCGCCGACGCCAAGGCCGTGATCATCTCCCCGTCGGTGGTCGCCGACCGGTACGTGCAGCTCACCCCGGTGTACAGGGGCGGTCCGGTGATGGCGGACGGCGCGGAGATCCCGCTCGAGCGGACCGCCACGCCGGTGGAGCTGGACCGGGTCTTCGAGTCGCTCAACCAGTTGAACGTGGCGCTCGGCCCGCAGGGCGCCAACAAGGACGGCTCGCTGTCCCGACTCCTCGACACGACCGCCCGCAACCTGGACGGCAACGGCGCGCAGCTCAACCAGAGCATCAGGGACGTCTCCCTGGCGGTCGACACGCTGGCCGACAACAAGGAGGCCATGTTCGGCACGGTGCGCAACCTCCAGGCGTTCGTCAGCGCGCTGGCCGCCAACGACCAGCAGGTGCGGGAGTTCAACGCCCGGCTGGCGGACGTGGCGGACCAGCTCGCGGGCGAACGCCAAGAGCTCGCCGCGGCGCTGCGGAACCTGGCCGTCGCGTTGGCGCAGGTGTCGACCTTCGTCCGGGACAACCGGGAGCGGCTGTCCAGCGACCTCAAGGGCCTGGCCGACGTGACCGCGATCCTGGTGAAGCAGCAGAAAGCGCTGGAGGAGATCCTCGACGTCGCTCCCGCGGCACTGGGCAACCTGAAGAACGCGTACAACCCGGCGTCCGGGACGCTCGACACGCGGATGAGCCCCGAGATGCTGCACGACCCGGGCCTGTTCCTCTGCTCCCTGCTGCGCTCGACCGGCGAGAAGGTCGACTGCAAGACGCTGCAGGCCGCGTTCGCGAAGCTGCCGCCGCTGCCGTTGGCCGACCCGGACAGCGGGGTCCTGCCGCCGCAGCCCGGCGGCGGCAACTACGACAAGACGCTCGGCGGGATTCTCGGGGGTGGCAACAAGCGATGA
- the rplL gene encoding 50S ribosomal protein L7/L12, which yields MPKLSHEELLEAFKEMTLIELSEFVKAFEETFDVKAAAPMAVAAVPGAAAPGAPAEAEPEKDEFDVILENAGDKKIQVIKEVRALTNLGLKEAKDLVDGAPKPVLEKVNKETADKAKEALEKAGATVTIK from the coding sequence ATGCCGAAGCTCAGCCACGAGGAGCTCCTTGAGGCGTTCAAGGAGATGACCCTGATCGAGCTCTCCGAGTTCGTGAAGGCGTTTGAGGAGACCTTCGACGTCAAGGCCGCCGCCCCGATGGCCGTCGCGGCCGTCCCGGGTGCCGCCGCGCCGGGTGCCCCGGCCGAGGCCGAGCCGGAGAAGGACGAGTTCGACGTCATCCTCGAGAACGCGGGCGACAAGAAGATCCAGGTCATCAAGGAGGTTCGCGCCCTCACGAACCTCGGCCTGAAGGAGGCCAAGGACCTGGTCGACGGCGCGCCCAAGCCGGTGCTGGAGAAGGTCAACAAGGAGACCGCGGACAAGGCCAAGGAGGCCCTGGAGAAGGCCGGCGCCACGGTCACCATCAAGTGA
- the nusG gene encoding transcription termination/antitermination protein NusG — protein sequence MVHIPHLSPKEEVVTVSESNLYADEPAEETGLPSEQGEADERLAAASGSTTSGSTTEESTDEEKDPVEEFKEQLRRLPGDWYVIHSYAGYENRVKANLENRIQSLNMEDYIFQVEVPQEEVVEIKNGQKKVVKRNKFPGYVLVRMILTNESWGAVRNTPGVTGFVGNAHEPAPLTLDEVAQILAPEPEEAAKKPAEVKVLDFQVGDSVTVIDGPFATLQATINEINVDAQKVKGLVEIFGRETPVELSFSQIQKNA from the coding sequence ATGGTCCACATACCGCACCTCTCACCCAAGGAAGAAGTAGTCACCGTGTCCGAGTCCAACCTGTACGCCGACGAGCCTGCCGAGGAGACCGGGCTGCCGTCGGAACAGGGGGAGGCCGACGAGCGGCTCGCTGCGGCGTCCGGCTCCACGACGTCCGGCTCCACGACCGAGGAGTCGACAGACGAGGAGAAGGACCCCGTCGAGGAGTTCAAGGAGCAGCTGCGTCGTCTGCCGGGGGACTGGTACGTCATTCACTCGTACGCCGGATACGAGAACCGGGTGAAGGCGAACCTGGAGAACCGCATCCAGTCCCTCAACATGGAGGACTACATCTTCCAGGTCGAAGTGCCTCAGGAAGAGGTCGTCGAGATCAAGAACGGCCAGAAGAAGGTCGTCAAGCGGAACAAGTTCCCCGGCTACGTGCTGGTGCGCATGATCCTGACGAACGAGTCCTGGGGCGCGGTGCGGAATACGCCGGGCGTGACGGGTTTCGTGGGCAACGCGCACGAGCCCGCCCCGCTGACGCTGGACGAGGTCGCGCAGATCCTGGCGCCGGAGCCGGAGGAAGCCGCGAAGAAGCCGGCCGAGGTCAAGGTGCTGGACTTCCAGGTCGGCGACTCCGTCACCGTCATCGACGGGCCGTTCGCCACGCTCCAGGCGACGATCAACGAGATCAACGTGGACGCGCAGAAGGTCAAGGGCCTGGTCGAGATCTTCGGCCGCGAGACCCCGGTCGAGCTCTCCTTCAGCCAGATCCAGAAAAACGCCTAG
- a CDS encoding MCE family protein translates to MLVRTRTAQAAQVIKLRGYGLVFLCVLALLVGLAVASYEKAFTPVVRVTLEADRSGLQLNPPADVKLRGIIVGEVREVDTDGRTARIRLALDPRYAELIPANVSARLLPKTLFGEKYVDLVLPARPARPIRAGDVIPQDRSRVAIEVERVVNDLMPLLRTLKPAELNATLNALATALEGRGDRLGENLERLDRYVKEFNPHLEALKRDITLLADTADTYQEAAPDILRIARNLTTAGATVTQQREQLQALFTEVTGASTTAEQVLAENERRLIQVGRVQRPTLALLARYSPEYPCLLGGLVRAEQRLEDAFHDGALNITLEVVPPRPGYQPGEEPKYLDRRGPNCYGLPDNPPFPAPYEPIKDGTKPHTGVGDFLVFPGSTPRVTGTSAEQGVVGALVAPVMGVPADQVPPVATLLFGPMARGTVVNVA, encoded by the coding sequence ATGCTGGTGCGGACACGGACCGCGCAGGCGGCCCAGGTCATCAAGCTGCGCGGGTACGGCCTGGTCTTCCTGTGCGTGCTCGCGCTGCTGGTGGGGCTGGCGGTCGCCTCGTACGAAAAGGCGTTCACGCCGGTCGTGCGCGTCACGTTGGAGGCCGACCGGTCTGGGTTGCAGCTGAACCCGCCGGCCGACGTGAAGCTGCGCGGGATCATCGTCGGCGAGGTGCGGGAGGTCGACACCGACGGGCGTACCGCTCGGATCCGGTTGGCGCTCGACCCCCGGTACGCCGAGTTGATCCCGGCGAACGTGAGCGCGCGGCTGTTGCCGAAAACGTTGTTCGGGGAGAAGTACGTCGACCTGGTGTTGCCGGCCCGTCCGGCGCGGCCCATCAGGGCCGGGGACGTGATCCCGCAGGACCGCTCCCGGGTGGCGATCGAGGTCGAGCGGGTGGTCAACGACCTGATGCCGCTGCTGCGCACGCTCAAGCCGGCGGAGCTGAACGCCACCCTCAACGCGCTGGCCACCGCGCTCGAAGGCCGGGGGGACCGCCTGGGGGAGAACCTGGAGCGGCTGGACCGGTACGTCAAGGAGTTCAACCCGCATCTGGAGGCGTTGAAGCGAGACATCACGCTGCTGGCCGACACCGCCGACACCTACCAGGAGGCGGCGCCGGACATCCTGCGGATCGCCCGCAACCTGACCACCGCCGGCGCCACGGTGACCCAGCAGCGGGAGCAGCTTCAGGCGCTGTTCACCGAGGTGACCGGGGCGTCGACCACGGCGGAGCAGGTGCTGGCGGAGAACGAGCGGCGGCTGATCCAGGTGGGGCGGGTGCAGCGGCCCACCCTGGCGCTGCTGGCCCGCTACTCCCCGGAGTACCCCTGCCTGCTCGGCGGGCTCGTCCGGGCCGAGCAGCGGCTGGAGGACGCGTTCCACGACGGCGCCCTCAACATCACCTTGGAGGTGGTCCCGCCCCGGCCCGGCTACCAGCCCGGCGAGGAGCCCAAGTACCTGGACCGGCGGGGCCCGAACTGCTACGGGTTGCCGGACAACCCGCCGTTCCCGGCCCCGTATGAGCCGATCAAGGACGGGACCAAGCCGCACACCGGCGTCGGGGACTTCCTCGTCTTCCCCGGCAGCACGCCCCGGGTCACCGGCACCTCGGCCGAGCAGGGCGTGGTGGGCGCGCTCGTGGCCCCGGTCATGGGCGTCCCGGCCGACCAGGTGCCCCCGGTGGCCACCCTGCTGTTCGGACCCATGGCGCGCGGAACGGTGGTGAACGTCGCGTGA
- the rplK gene encoding 50S ribosomal protein L11 has translation MPPKKKIAAVVKLQIEAGSANPAKVGQSLGAHGVNIMEFCKAYNAATEAQRGNVIPAEITIYEDRSFTFVTKTPPASQLLLKAARVEKGSAEPHKTKVASVTREQIREIAEMKMKDLNANDLDAAEKIIAGTARSMGITVQD, from the coding sequence ATGCCTCCCAAGAAGAAGATCGCGGCTGTCGTCAAGCTGCAGATCGAGGCCGGCTCGGCCAACCCGGCCAAGGTTGGTCAGTCGCTCGGCGCCCACGGCGTCAACATCATGGAGTTCTGCAAGGCGTACAACGCTGCGACCGAGGCGCAGCGGGGTAACGTCATCCCGGCCGAGATCACCATCTACGAGGACCGGTCGTTCACCTTCGTCACCAAGACGCCGCCGGCCTCCCAGCTGCTGCTGAAGGCCGCCCGCGTGGAGAAGGGCTCGGCCGAGCCGCACAAGACCAAGGTCGCGTCGGTCACCCGGGAGCAGATCCGCGAGATCGCGGAGATGAAGATGAAGGACCTGAACGCGAACGACCTGGACGCGGCCGAGAAGATCATTGCCGGCACCGCCCGATCCATGGGCATCACCGTCCAGGACTGA
- a CDS encoding MlaE family ABC transporter permease — protein sequence MSLSVAKPIRESGNLFALALDVVRTLPRRPFQWREFVQQAWFIASVTILPTALVSIPFGAVISLQIGNLARQLGAQSFTGAVSVLAVVREAAPIVTALLISGAGGSAICADLGSRKIREEIDAMEVLGISPIQRLVVPRVLAAMLIAVLLNGLVTVVGVAGGYFFNVVLGGGTPGAYLAAFTALAQLPDLYVGEIKALVFGFIAAIVASYRGLNAGGGPKGVGDAVNQSVVITFMLLFLVNFVITAVYFQVVPQKGT from the coding sequence ATGAGCCTGAGCGTCGCCAAACCGATTCGCGAGTCCGGGAACCTGTTCGCGCTCGCCCTGGACGTGGTGCGGACCCTGCCCAGGCGGCCGTTCCAGTGGCGGGAGTTCGTCCAGCAGGCCTGGTTCATCGCCAGCGTCACGATCCTGCCGACCGCGCTGGTCTCGATCCCGTTCGGCGCGGTCATCTCGCTGCAGATCGGCAATCTGGCCCGGCAGCTCGGCGCGCAATCGTTCACCGGCGCGGTGTCCGTGCTCGCCGTGGTCCGGGAGGCCGCGCCGATCGTGACCGCGCTGCTGATCTCCGGCGCCGGCGGCTCGGCGATCTGCGCCGACCTGGGCTCCCGCAAGATCCGCGAAGAGATCGACGCGATGGAGGTGCTCGGCATCTCGCCGATCCAGCGCCTCGTCGTGCCCCGGGTGCTGGCCGCGATGCTGATCGCGGTCCTGCTCAACGGTCTGGTCACGGTCGTGGGCGTGGCCGGCGGCTACTTCTTCAACGTCGTCCTCGGCGGCGGCACCCCCGGCGCGTACCTGGCGGCGTTCACCGCGCTCGCGCAGCTGCCGGACCTGTACGTGGGGGAGATCAAAGCCCTGGTCTTCGGGTTCATCGCCGCGATCGTGGCCTCCTACCGGGGGCTCAACGCCGGCGGCGGCCCGAAGGGCGTGGGCGATGCCGTGAACCAGTCGGTGGTGATCACGTTCATGCTGCTGTTCCTGGTGAACTTCGTCATCACCGCCGTGTACTTCCAGGTCGTACCGCAGAAGGGGACCTGA
- the rplA gene encoding 50S ribosomal protein L1: MKRSKNYRAAAEKIDRTRLYSPLEAVRLAKETSPTKFDASVEVAMRLGVDPRKADQMVRGTVNLPHGTGKTARVLVFAGGERAEEARAAGADYVGADDLIEKIQNGFLDFDACVATPDMMGKVGRLGRILGPRGLMPNPKTGTVTNDVAKAVQDIKGGKIEFRVDRHANLHFIIGKVSFSEKQLVENYAAALDEVLRLKPAAAKGRYLKKVTFSTTMGPGIPVDPNRTRNLLAEEEATAAA; encoded by the coding sequence GTGAAGCGCAGCAAGAACTACCGCGCGGCGGCGGAGAAGATCGACCGTACCAGGCTGTACAGCCCGCTGGAGGCGGTACGGCTGGCCAAGGAGACCTCGCCGACGAAGTTCGACGCGTCCGTCGAGGTCGCGATGCGGCTGGGGGTCGACCCCCGCAAGGCCGACCAGATGGTCCGCGGCACCGTGAACCTGCCGCACGGCACCGGTAAGACCGCCCGGGTCCTGGTCTTCGCCGGTGGCGAGCGCGCCGAGGAGGCGCGTGCGGCCGGCGCCGACTACGTCGGCGCCGACGACCTGATCGAGAAGATCCAGAACGGCTTCCTGGACTTCGATGCGTGTGTCGCGACGCCCGACATGATGGGTAAGGTCGGCCGCCTGGGCCGGATCCTCGGTCCGCGCGGCCTGATGCCCAACCCCAAGACCGGCACGGTCACCAACGACGTGGCCAAGGCCGTGCAGGACATCAAGGGCGGCAAGATCGAGTTCCGGGTCGACCGGCACGCGAACCTGCACTTCATCATCGGCAAGGTCTCGTTCAGCGAGAAGCAGCTGGTGGAGAACTACGCCGCCGCGCTGGACGAGGTCCTGCGGCTCAAGCCGGCCGCGGCGAAGGGCCGGTACCTGAAGAAGGTGACTTTCAGCACCACCATGGGTCCGGGCATCCCGGTCGACCCGAACCGGACCCGTAACCTGCTGGCCGAGGAGGAGGCCACTGCGGCCGCCTGA
- a CDS encoding MlaE family ABC transporter permease encodes MALDTLVKKPLEQLDNLGNQLSFYGRSLGWSWKTLLRYKKEVMRLLAEVSLGAGGLAVIGGTVGVIAFMTFFTGTEVGLQGYAGLNQIGAANFSALVSAYFNTREIAPLVAGLALAATVGAGFTAQLGAMRVNEEVDALEVMGVPSLPFLVTTRMIAGFVAIIPLYVVGLLSSYLATRFIVTVYFGQSVGTYDHYFHQYLPPVDVFWSFGKVLVFAVAIILIHCYYGYYASGGPAGVGVAVGRAVRLSIVTVNVLDFFLSLAIWGATTTVRIAG; translated from the coding sequence ATGGCGCTCGACACCCTGGTCAAGAAACCCCTGGAGCAGCTGGACAACCTCGGTAACCAGCTGTCCTTCTACGGCCGCTCGCTCGGCTGGAGCTGGAAGACGCTACTTCGGTACAAGAAGGAGGTCATGCGCCTGCTGGCCGAGGTGAGCCTCGGCGCCGGAGGTCTCGCGGTCATCGGCGGCACGGTCGGCGTGATCGCGTTCATGACCTTCTTCACCGGCACCGAGGTCGGCCTGCAGGGGTACGCGGGCCTCAACCAGATCGGCGCCGCGAACTTCTCCGCGCTGGTCTCGGCGTACTTCAACACCCGCGAGATCGCGCCGCTGGTCGCCGGGCTCGCGCTCGCCGCCACCGTCGGTGCGGGCTTCACCGCGCAACTCGGCGCCATGCGGGTCAACGAGGAGGTCGACGCGCTCGAGGTGATGGGCGTGCCGAGCCTGCCGTTCCTGGTCACCACCCGGATGATCGCCGGCTTCGTCGCGATCATCCCGCTGTACGTGGTCGGGCTGCTCTCCTCGTACCTGGCGACCCGGTTCATCGTGACCGTGTACTTCGGTCAGTCGGTCGGCACCTACGACCACTACTTCCACCAGTACCTGCCGCCGGTCGACGTTTTCTGGTCGTTCGGCAAAGTGCTGGTGTTCGCGGTCGCGATCATCCTGATCCACTGCTACTACGGCTACTACGCCAGCGGCGGCCCGGCGGGGGTCGGTGTGGCGGTGGGCCGTGCCGTGCGCCTGTCGATCGTGACCGTCAACGTCCTGGACTTCTTCCTCAGCCTGGCCATTTGGGGAGCGACCACCACGGTGAGGATCGCGGGGTAG
- the secE gene encoding preprotein translocase subunit SecE, which translates to MTETHPATAPAARGKAAKKDKRPSLPARISLFYRQVIAELRKVIWPTRTELITYTSVVIVFVVIIIAIVFALDFAFGKAVLAIFG; encoded by the coding sequence GTGACGGAGACGCACCCCGCCACCGCGCCTGCGGCGCGCGGTAAGGCCGCGAAGAAGGACAAGCGGCCGAGCCTGCCTGCTCGGATCTCGCTGTTCTACCGGCAGGTCATCGCGGAGCTGCGTAAGGTCATCTGGCCGACGCGCACCGAGCTGATCACGTACACCTCGGTGGTCATCGTCTTCGTGGTGATCATCATCGCGATCGTGTTCGCGCTCGACTTCGCGTTCGGCAAGGCGGTGCTGGCGATCTTCGGCTGA
- a CDS encoding MCE family protein, translating into MRTTSALIKLVIFAVATVLATGVLAATIGNVRFTPTKEYHAIFTDVTGVLPGDDVRIAGVRVGEVRDIELTEQALAKITFTVDDDRPLYTSTRAVIRYRNLLGQRYVALLEGPGDQTPLRDGDTIPIHRTQPALDLTVLFNGFKPLFAALSPEEVNKLAYEIIRTLQGEGGTINSLLAHTASLTATLADRDQVIGDLIEQLNTVLAAVDERDQQLSELIIQMQRLVSGLAEDRKEIGASLVNINALTATTADLLEEGRAPIRNDIRELGELSKTLQDNEALVDEILGRLPTKLETITRTATYGSWFNFYLCDFQGRVVIPNVAQAYTPNFHVNAARCR; encoded by the coding sequence GTGAGGACCACATCCGCCCTGATCAAGCTGGTGATCTTCGCCGTGGCCACCGTGCTCGCCACGGGCGTGCTGGCGGCGACGATCGGCAACGTCCGGTTCACGCCGACCAAGGAGTACCACGCGATCTTCACGGACGTCACCGGCGTGCTGCCCGGCGACGACGTGCGGATCGCCGGTGTGCGGGTCGGCGAGGTACGGGACATCGAACTCACCGAGCAGGCGCTCGCCAAGATCACCTTCACCGTCGACGACGACCGCCCGCTTTACACGAGCACCCGGGCGGTGATCCGGTACCGGAACCTCCTCGGCCAGCGGTACGTCGCGCTGCTGGAGGGGCCGGGCGACCAGACGCCGCTGCGTGACGGGGACACCATCCCGATCCACCGCACCCAGCCGGCGCTCGACCTGACCGTGCTGTTCAACGGTTTCAAGCCGCTGTTCGCCGCGCTCAGCCCGGAGGAGGTCAACAAGCTCGCGTACGAGATCATCCGCACGCTCCAGGGCGAGGGCGGCACCATCAACAGCCTGCTCGCCCACACCGCGTCGCTGACCGCCACGCTGGCCGACCGGGACCAGGTGATCGGCGACCTGATCGAGCAGCTCAACACGGTGCTGGCCGCCGTGGACGAGCGGGACCAGCAGCTGAGCGAGCTGATCATCCAGATGCAGCGGCTGGTGTCCGGGCTGGCCGAGGACCGCAAGGAGATAGGCGCGTCCCTGGTCAACATCAACGCGCTGACCGCCACCACGGCCGATCTGCTGGAGGAGGGTCGCGCGCCGATCCGAAACGACATCCGGGAGCTCGGCGAGCTGTCGAAGACGCTGCAGGACAACGAGGCGCTGGTCGACGAGATCCTCGGCCGCCTGCCGACCAAGCTGGAGACCATCACCCGGACCGCCACGTACGGATCGTGGTTCAACTTCTACCTGTGCGACTTCCAGGGCAGGGTCGTGATCCCGAACGTCGCCCAGGCGTACACGCCGAACTTCCACGTGAACGCGGCGAGGTGCAGATGA
- the rplJ gene encoding 50S ribosomal protein L10 has protein sequence MARADKSAAIAELAEEFRSSSGAVLTEYRGLTVAQLRELRRNLGGNAKYTVVKNTLTRIAAREAGVTAFEDGLFTGPTAIAFIKGDPVETAKGLRDFAKANPHLVIKGGVLDGRPLSVEEITKLADLESREVLLAKLAGAMKASLANAAALFQAPLSQAARTIEALRQKAEEDPSVLKGGAGTPAPAAEGSAADTASEAAAEGGAEEPAESAQ, from the coding sequence ATGGCGCGGGCTGACAAGTCAGCCGCGATCGCCGAGCTCGCGGAGGAGTTCCGCAGTTCGAGCGGCGCCGTGCTGACCGAGTACCGCGGTCTCACCGTGGCGCAGCTCAGGGAGCTGCGGCGCAATCTCGGTGGGAACGCGAAGTACACCGTGGTGAAGAACACGCTCACCCGCATCGCGGCCCGCGAGGCGGGCGTCACCGCCTTCGAGGACGGGCTCTTCACCGGGCCCACGGCGATCGCCTTCATCAAGGGCGATCCGGTGGAGACCGCGAAGGGTCTGCGTGACTTCGCCAAGGCCAACCCCCACCTCGTGATCAAGGGCGGCGTGCTCGATGGCAGGCCGCTCTCGGTCGAGGAGATCACCAAGCTCGCCGACCTGGAGTCGCGCGAGGTGCTCCTTGCGAAGCTCGCGGGAGCCATGAAGGCGTCGCTTGCGAACGCCGCTGCTCTGTTCCAGGCTCCGCTGTCGCAGGCGGCCCGCACGATCGAGGCGCTGCGGCAGAAGGCCGAGGAGGACCCGAGCGTCCTCAAGGGCGGTGCCGGCACGCCGGCGCCCGCCGCGGAGGGCTCTGCCGCCGACACTGCGTCCGAGGCTGCTGCCGAGGGTGGTGCCGAGGAGCCGGCCGAGTCCGCCCAGTAA
- a CDS encoding MCE family protein: MKSFRERNPLTIGAVGLTLLGALMVAAFNIEDLPLIGGGAKYTAAFSEAGGLKPNDEVRIAGVKVGKVTAVELDGDHVRVEFRVDKGTKLGTETGAVVKIKTILGQKYLALQPKGPGQLQPGAEIPLDRTVSAYDVVQAFSDLAETTEQIDTKQLAEALDVIATEFKDSPEEVKASIRGLSRLSQTIASRDAQLRQLLQHTQGVSQVLADRNADLVRLMKDGDLLMQEIQARRVVIHQLLINTAQLAQQLTALVEENRAQIGPALDRLHTVLQILLRNQQNLERSIQMMAPFVRVFTNTLGNGPWFDVYVANLVPVPITVSNPGSVEIPPRSNS, encoded by the coding sequence ATGAAGTCGTTTCGCGAGCGGAATCCGCTGACGATCGGCGCGGTGGGCCTCACCCTGCTCGGCGCCCTGATGGTCGCCGCGTTCAACATCGAGGACCTGCCGCTGATCGGCGGCGGCGCCAAGTACACGGCCGCGTTCAGTGAGGCCGGCGGCCTCAAGCCGAACGACGAGGTCCGGATCGCGGGCGTCAAGGTCGGCAAGGTCACCGCGGTCGAGCTGGACGGCGACCACGTGCGGGTCGAGTTCCGGGTCGACAAGGGCACCAAGCTGGGCACCGAGACCGGGGCCGTAGTCAAGATCAAGACGATCCTCGGCCAGAAGTACCTGGCGCTGCAGCCCAAGGGCCCCGGCCAGCTCCAGCCCGGAGCTGAGATCCCGCTGGACCGCACGGTGTCGGCGTACGACGTGGTCCAGGCGTTCAGCGACCTGGCCGAGACCACCGAACAGATCGACACCAAGCAGCTGGCCGAGGCGCTGGACGTGATCGCGACCGAGTTCAAGGACTCGCCGGAGGAGGTCAAGGCCTCCATCCGCGGCCTGTCCCGGCTGTCGCAGACCATCGCCTCCCGTGACGCCCAGCTCCGGCAACTGCTTCAGCACACGCAGGGTGTGAGCCAGGTGCTCGCGGACCGCAACGCGGACCTGGTCCGGCTGATGAAGGACGGCGACCTGCTCATGCAGGAGATCCAGGCCCGCCGCGTGGTCATCCACCAGCTGCTGATCAACACCGCGCAGCTCGCCCAGCAGCTCACCGCGCTGGTCGAGGAGAACCGCGCCCAGATCGGCCCGGCGCTGGACCGCCTGCACACGGTGCTGCAGATCCTGCTGCGCAACCAGCAGAACCTGGAGCGGTCGATCCAGATGATGGCGCCGTTCGTGCGGGTGTTCACCAACACCCTCGGCAACGGCCCCTGGTTCGACGTGTACGTGGCGAACCTGGTTCCGGTCCCGATCACGGTCAGCAACCCCGGTAGCGTCGAGATCCCCCCGAGGTCGAACTCATGA
- a CDS encoding ABC transporter ATP-binding protein codes for MGVEIVVEGLTKSFGRQVIWQDVSLTLPAGEISVMLGPSGTGKSVFLKTLVGLLKPDRGHIHIAGRDITRLREHDLYEVRKLFGVLFQDGALFGSMTLYDNIAFPLREHTNKTEAEIRRIVLEKMEMVGLLGAENKLPGQISGGMRKRAGLARALVLDPQIVLFDEPDSGLDPVRTAYLNQLIVDLNCQTEATFLIVTHDIASARQVPDNIGLLFRRELVMFGPREELLTSDIPVVKQFLNGRMQGPIGMAEEKDATQVEQELAALQYQPPAFEENHLTPRLLPSPGIPRSPRWEAIEQRERALGHLPTVSAAAGGPGRPQNGAERP; via the coding sequence GTGGGCGTCGAGATCGTCGTTGAAGGCTTGACGAAATCTTTCGGACGCCAGGTCATCTGGCAGGACGTTTCCCTCACGCTGCCCGCAGGCGAGATCTCGGTGATGCTGGGCCCGTCCGGCACGGGCAAGTCGGTGTTCCTCAAGACCCTGGTCGGGCTGCTCAAGCCGGACCGCGGGCACATCCACATCGCCGGGAGGGATATCACCCGCCTGCGCGAGCACGACCTGTACGAGGTGCGCAAGCTGTTCGGGGTGCTGTTCCAGGACGGCGCGCTGTTCGGGTCGATGACCCTGTACGACAACATCGCGTTCCCGCTGCGCGAGCACACGAACAAGACCGAGGCCGAGATCCGGCGCATCGTGCTGGAGAAGATGGAGATGGTCGGCCTGCTCGGGGCGGAGAACAAGCTGCCCGGCCAGATCTCCGGGGGTATGCGCAAGCGCGCCGGGCTGGCCCGCGCGCTGGTGCTGGATCCCCAGATCGTCCTGTTCGACGAGCCGGACTCCGGTTTGGACCCGGTGCGCACCGCGTACCTGAACCAGCTCATCGTCGACCTCAACTGCCAGACCGAGGCGACGTTCCTGATCGTCACCCACGACATCGCGTCCGCCCGCCAGGTGCCGGACAACATCGGTCTGCTGTTCCGCCGCGAGCTGGTCATGTTCGGCCCGCGCGAGGAGCTGCTCACCAGCGACATACCGGTCGTGAAGCAGTTCCTCAACGGACGCATGCAGGGGCCGATCGGCATGGCCGAGGAGAAGGACGCGACCCAGGTCGAGCAGGAGCTGGCCGCGCTGCAGTACCAGCCGCCGGCGTTCGAGGAAAACCATCTCACGCCACGGCTGCTGCCCAGTCCTGGTATCCCGCGCTCCCCCCGTTGGGAGGCGATCGAACAGCGTGAGCGCGCGCTCGGCCACCTGCCGACCGTGTCCGCCGCGGCCGGGGGTCCCGGCCGTCCGCAGAACGGGGCGGAGCGTCCATGA